In Macrobrachium nipponense isolate FS-2020 chromosome 25, ASM1510439v2, whole genome shotgun sequence, one genomic interval encodes:
- the LOC135199252 gene encoding uncharacterized protein LOC135199252 isoform X2 — translation MKKSLANASVLLLPLWMLLFLVSRATAVQYVDISDPDNHPMIKAAEESTVTCPTNIDPNAYWMKRFLELIKDRMPHQAVTWDDLLPNLRHLVDLETKGYLAAIAKGDYKADAIQWPNEALKPWIIPTFMPVITPPDPEPVIVLEQVYNGETMFKEIVGNQVRKKRDLNGGEVDEVEALPQRAFRVHPNHFNDDLPYLGDKPDYDIHEPEFDEDGQVIGRKKRNTPPNMVVWPPPGTLFTVKRLCVKASDNGTIEFP, via the exons GCTGTACAGTACGTTGACATAAGCGACCCCGACAACCACCCGATGATTAAGGCTGCAGAAGAATCGACTGTCACTTGTCCTACG AACATAGATCCCAACGCTTACTGGATGAAAAGATTTCTGGAACTGATCAAGGATCGTATGCCCCACCAAGCCGTGACCTGGGACGACCTTTTGCCCAATCTGCGACATCTGGTTGACCTCGAAACCAAAGGGTATTTGGCTGCCATTGCCAAAG GAGACTACAAGGCGGACGCCATTCAGTGGCCGAACGAGGCGCTGAAGCCTTGGATCATCCCCACGTTCATGCCCGTGATCACCCCTCCGGACCCTGAACCAGTTATAGTGCTCGAGCAGGTGTACAACGGAGAAACG ATGTTCAAGGAGATCGTCGGGAACCAGGTACGAAAGAAGCGAGACCTGAACGGAGGAGAGGTGGATGAAGTAGAGGCCCTCCCACAGAGGGCGTTCCGCGTCCACCCGAACCACTTCAACGACGATTTGCCTTACCTCGGGGACAAGCCTGATTACGACATCCACGAACCCGAATTTGACGAGGATGGCCAG GTCATCGGGAGGAAAAAGAGGAATACTCCACCAAACATGGTAGTCTGGCCTCCACCAGGGACACTCTTCACCGTCAAGCGTCTGTGCGTCAAGGCCAGCGACAACGGCACGATCGAATTTCCTTAG
- the LOC135199252 gene encoding uncharacterized protein LOC135199252 isoform X3, giving the protein MIKAAEESTVTCPTNIDPNAYWMKRFLELIKDRMPHQAVTWDDLLPNLRHLVDLETKGYLAAIAKGDYKADAIQWPNEALKPWIIPTFMPVITPPDPEPVIVLEQVYNGETMFKEIVGNQVRKKRDLNGGEVDEVEALPQRAFRVHPNHFNDDLPYLGDKPDYDIHEPEFDEDGQVIGRKKRNTPPNMVVWPPPGTLFTVKRLCVKASDNGTIEFP; this is encoded by the exons ATGATTAAGGCTGCAGAAGAATCGACTGTCACTTGTCCTACG AACATAGATCCCAACGCTTACTGGATGAAAAGATTTCTGGAACTGATCAAGGATCGTATGCCCCACCAAGCCGTGACCTGGGACGACCTTTTGCCCAATCTGCGACATCTGGTTGACCTCGAAACCAAAGGGTATTTGGCTGCCATTGCCAAAG GAGACTACAAGGCGGACGCCATTCAGTGGCCGAACGAGGCGCTGAAGCCTTGGATCATCCCCACGTTCATGCCCGTGATCACCCCTCCGGACCCTGAACCAGTTATAGTGCTCGAGCAGGTGTACAACGGAGAAACG ATGTTCAAGGAGATCGTCGGGAACCAGGTACGAAAGAAGCGAGACCTGAACGGAGGAGAGGTGGATGAAGTAGAGGCCCTCCCACAGAGGGCGTTCCGCGTCCACCCGAACCACTTCAACGACGATTTGCCTTACCTCGGGGACAAGCCTGATTACGACATCCACGAACCCGAATTTGACGAGGATGGCCAG GTCATCGGGAGGAAAAAGAGGAATACTCCACCAAACATGGTAGTCTGGCCTCCACCAGGGACACTCTTCACCGTCAAGCGTCTGTGCGTCAAGGCCAGCGACAACGGCACGATCGAATTTCCTTAG